A genomic window from Hippocampus zosterae strain Florida chromosome 13, ASM2543408v3, whole genome shotgun sequence includes:
- the ubl5 gene encoding ubiquitin-like protein 5 has protein sequence MIEVVCNDRLGKKVRVKCNSEDTIGDLKKLIAAQTGTRYDKIVLKKWYTIFKDHVSLGDYEIHDGMNLELYYQ, from the exons ATGATCGAGGTGGTGTGCAACGATCGTCTGGGCAAGAAAGTCCGCGTAAAGTGCAA CTCCGAGGACACCATCGGAGACCTAAAGAAGCTCATCGCAGCGCAGACGGGGACGCGGTATGACAAAATAGTCTTGAAGAAATG GTACACCATATTCAAGGACCACGTGTCACTGGGAGATT ATGAGATCCACGACGGCATGAACCTGGAGTTGTACTACCAGTGA